In the genome of Brachypodium distachyon strain Bd21 chromosome 3, Brachypodium_distachyon_v3.0, whole genome shotgun sequence, the window CCCGTTCTTTTGCCCCTCTGCTCCCTCTCGATTACACGCCCACGCTGCCGGAATTTGTCGCCGTCGCTCGCCACTGCCCACAGCCGTCCCGAGCTCACAGCCGACCGCTCGGTACGTCATGATCGACGCGACCTcgtctctttctctctcctgTCTTCCTTGCGGTCAATCTGACACGCTCCGCTTCGATTTTGGTGCGCCGCAGCCCGTcgctcgtcgccgcccgaagctccgccgccggccgcgccacGCCCatcgtcctaggcgtcgacGCCGTCTCCCCCGCAGCGAACCAAGGACCCGGGGAAGATCCCCAAGTCGAGCCGCGCCCCCCGCACGCTTCCCCGACGCCCAAAGCTCGCCGGAACCGCCCGCCGCTGCGTCCCCGAGCCGCTGGAgtccgccggaaccctagcgccgccccGGTGAGCCCATCCTCCATCCCAAGCTGTCCGATCTCTTTTCTACGGGTATCCTCAGATCTGGACCGCCCGTGTTATGTAAAtgagatccaacggctgagatTAAATCCCttcccgaaccggtaccggccaCTCACAACGCGACACGTGTCTCCTATTAAAGTGAAAACATAATTCCCGGTATAATTAAATGggagttttgcagaaaaactcctagaacttcaaatgcttataacttttaaacccttcggccaaatttgatgaattttacctttctggaaagccctcaacctgtagaatcttcgcactgtttaaattcaaatttgataaacGGTTTCTggagctatttacagaatagggtttaatgccatttaattcataactaattatttaaaaatcatttttacttgaaaccagtgcccaaaaatttgttttaatgtcctctgttcAATTTGAACAGAgagataatttttttattaaatcttCTGGCTGTTTCTTTTAAAAGCTTTGTTTTAAGCTTTAATTTAACTTAAAATTTAAAACCCTAACTTGGCTTTtccttttggtttattttttattaaacCTTCTGAACAGAGAATTAAATATTGTATGCCTAAGAAACTGAAAACCCTTATTcgacaaataaaataaaccaaatcatgtcacatgcttgcattgcatcatagcataatTTCTTTGGttgtgatgtgaattgtgtgtttatgtatgtgtatgcttgtttattttagtttactcggagagcgaaccttgtgactgtgatgagtgtttgaactccaactgctatcaaggcaacttcactttgatcattatcctattattattgtttttaaaatacttatgcattagtgttgcttgtagaatgcattgataggattattactcgtacttatgctatcTATGTTTTGACCTACTAGcgatagggttacctttgccatgaaacctccaccaatagccaccGTGATTAgatattgcttagccatgctatgttagtatacgtgggaaggaatctcaatcactgtgaaactgataatgtggagtaattttggaaacttggcaaaacaaccctaatgaatcatcctgggtggacggctttgaggattcgagatgttatgcgacgtcaggtccatttctatgtgtccctctgagtcgagtccccgtggattcaggggcggatcgtccatggacgtctccccatggattcggggagcgcttgcgtcgcaaatgtggaatgccacccagGGTAATCAGAGACTGggctagtttcctatttagaagcttccagtacaaccaaatggtaatatgggctctgccaggatggatgtaagaaatatgaacctggatccgaggatgacatcggtatgtagcggtttaggtgggagcgcgtccctcaggtggtctgggggattatgttctgaaaattcatgtaatcgatgccgttgctactctaccctgaggacagcaagggattaacacgtcgatttcttgtgggtaaagtgtaccacctctcgagagtgtcaaactaagtacttagccgtgtccccggttacggacaattatgagcaactagatttgggggctgtaaggaaggtctcactcatccCAATTTCTAAAtgaaatgaatggtttgaacttgggttaggagcattgatgcatctactcgatgtccttagattaataggagcatcggtgtttctacccggtgtccattagttaacaatattataacattcaattgtagtaagatcaattatgttttgctacgacgccaaaaagcctgaaccccactatgcCTCAATTGCATGTACTTGTTAGGtttgttataacttccaggtgaacttgccaatacattcaatgtattgaccacgtagtagCTGCTATTAATactgcaggtgaatctgatgaagagtgaggttcgttgatgtctttgggtcatgtgcttacattccaacatgctctctcctttggagtagttgtggcccatttgctctacctttccgctgcattTGAAACATTATTTTGTTATGGTTAAACAGTATTTGGTTATGCTAACCCGAGGGGTCATGCAAATTTGTAAGAAcaattaaattctggatgatacgatgtaataaagtactttgacctttgtatcttggtattacatcttaaaactgtgtgtgcaagtgagtcgatccagggactagcacaataagcacagagatcgaaccctgtacgggggcggtcgcttcagaacCCTCCGCCTCTCACGCGCAACACGGCAGCGGGATTTGGGGATGGGAGGCATGGCGGAGGCGTCGGGTGGCCGTGGGGAGGCCTGGTCCGGCAACATGTCGGCAGGATTTGGGGATGGGAGGAGTGGCGGCTGGGTCGGGTGGGGAGGCGCAGGTGGAGGAAGAAAGGGAAGTTCGGGGTCAGGGTGGGAGGGGTGCACGAGGTGCCCTggagcggggccgagcgagaGATTTTTTTGGGCTCAACCGCTCAACTCAGCCTCGTTTTCTGCTTCTCAACTCGGCCAGGCTGAGGGCCCTTTTCTGCATTAGGTGGGCTTAGCCCTGCGTGGTCACCCGGCCTAACAAACTCACTCTCAGGTGGTAAAAGTGGGACGAGGACAGATTTTCTGGGTTGACTCAAACACACCCTCAGTAGCACATTTAGAGCTTGAAcgatactctctccattccataattcttgtcgaaattttatatgtatatagacactttttaggaataaatacgttcatttttggacaaatttgagacaagaattatgaaacggagggagtaccaattttttttacgaaatgTGTTCGGGAATTTTGCTCTAAGCTTCAACCACCTCAAGAGAGctacaagaattatgaaacggagggagtaccaattttttttacgaaatgTGTTCGGGAATTTTGCTCTAAGCTTCAACCACCTCAAGAGAGctacaagaattatgaaacggagggagtaccaattttttttacgaaatgTGTTCGGGAATTTTGCTCTAAGTTTCAACCACCTCAAGAGAGCTACGACGGAAAGTGTccaagagtttttttttggcaaattaaattgagttttttttgtgtgaagTGGAGGATAACATGATGTGAACTCGTTGCTAAttgatactctctccgtcccatattaagtgactttttattacatgtatctagacgttttttatgcatagatacattcatatttgaatcacttaatatgagatgaaGGGAGTAGGATTTTCGACAATCTATGCTTGGATTGCAACGTGATGTGTTATGACTTATGAAttgccattttcttcttcatcgtGTAGTGTGGATGATGTAACATTCCTCGGCTTCAGCTGTGGTACACCAGTTGATATTGATTTCAATCCTTCGCTTCCCATGAATAATGCTACTCAAGAGAAAAAAGGCTTAAATTGCAACACGTATGATGTTGTGCTTCTAGAATGATATTGTAGATTTCAAATATTTAGATTTGTACCCAAGGGGTAGCCCAGGACATCTGAGCTCTCAATCTCTTCAGAATCTCAAAACAAAACCTGTGGCTAGATAGCTCAATATTGACATTAGAACTGCAATGACATGGAAGTTACAATCTGTTTATTTAGATGATATATGCACAAGAGACGTGgaacagaaacaaaatatgcatAGATAAACAATGTTCAGGTAAGCCGGTGGAGAAGAGCACACAATTTCTCCCAAAACCAATAAGTGGGCAAGTTAAAACAAATACACACGTACGGCACAAACGGGAAAATGAAGGGACCAGTACACTAATTAAGGAGGATGGATGAACTCAAACACATGCAATGATTTAACCAATTAAGTCAACCTGATAATACCAGAGGTCAACACCATGCTTCCATCTGTAAAATACCACCTTACAAGTTACATCAACCTGTCTTCAGACTACATGCAAaataccaccaccaccaggtaATTTAGGTTACGGGCAAACCGCAGCTAAGTCAGCAGAGAGCCTTTTCAATTTCACAGCCCTACAGCTTTCACAGCCCTACAGCTACAGGTAATCATCAGTAGGGCACCATCAAAAGGAACACCAGGCACAACACCTACAACAAAGCTCTTTCAGCCGATATCTCAGGTGAAGATATGTCCTCCTGAGAAAGCTGGAACATCAGCTGCCTGGCTTGTTCTGTGGTCCAGGTACAGGATTCTCTAGTTATCCGTGCTCCTTCCAAATGTTAACAACAAATATATCATGTCGTACATATGGACACTGGAGCTAAACCAAAACAGGCCGCCACCAGAAATCATTGGGCGGACAGGCAATGATGACAGCAAAATCTAGCGGACTCATCTTTTACTtcggcggccacggccacggccacggcatgtttttggtgcttttCCATTTCCGGGATCACTACAGCTGGTAAGAAAATAACATCTTCATTATTTTATGACAAAACCCAAATGTTTTTGGAACACATATACAATCGCATACGCATATGTTACTAGAGAGTTGCATATATCAAATCTAACCTACTTTGACAGAGATGAAACGGAATCTTGCCAAATCATGACATGCAGCATATTCAAAGGAGCTGTTAGAATCTTTGAGAATATATTCTAACAGCATCCAGAACCACAGTTCTGCAGGATAATGAACAGACAATTGGAGTTCCCTTTAATTCATTTCAAAAAGACTGTTAGCAGGACACACTATGTACTACCCCTACAGAAGATTTCGTGTATAAAATATTGCATTGCGTAAAGGCTACACACACCCATTATTACTTAACAATTACCACTTTCGCAACATTACTTTTAAATTTTGTTACCTAGAAAAAGTAGGTACGCAGATAAACCAAACCTACATGGCTAAGCTTAACAAAACAGTATTAAGATTAGAAAACATTAAGCAGAAAAAAAGTTGCCCACTGGGTTAATACATGGCCACCATGAAATAACTGGAGCACACACCCATTAGCACAATCATGACATGAAGATAATCAGAAAGCAGTAGCAGGTTGAGACCAATTCAGAGAGTTGTTGCGACTGACCTTTCATTGCCTTTAGTTTCTGTTAGATCCTTAATTGCTTCTTTCAGTGCATAAAGAGCCATCTTCTTAACCTGGCAATTCAGattcacacataatttcagaaTTAGAAAAGAATGTCAAAAGAGAAATGTAGCAGTTCTGAGGCTATCAAAAACGACATGGTATAGACAATAGTCTAATATGTAATCACAATAAACATTTGCGTTACCATACCTCAAGCTTATCTTCATTCACCCTATGTCCTTTTGGAAGTAGACGGAATTCTTTTGTCAGCCGGATGCACTCATGTACATTTTCCGGAGAAACGAAGTCAAGTGCAACCTTTATACATGACTGTCCAATAGCAAGAGAATACGTTCATAAAAAGAGAAATGTCACAGATGATAGCAATCAGTTTCAATTCAAAACCATGGGACAGGACTAAAGGAATGGAAATGGACAACTGATTCGATGTCTGTCACATGATACCTTCAAATTTCTGACTTGGTGGGGGCATCCTGCAGGGATAAAGACCGCATCACCAAGCTTCTGTTCAAATGTCCAAGGCTCAACTCCTGCACATGCAGTGGATAAAAACCAAGAAGTAAATCACCGAGGAAAGACATATATTCCAAAAGAAAACAGTTAAATTCCAAAAAGATATCAGTATTTTTAACTGACCATATTCTTCTTTAAGCTTTTTCTTGTGCTCATTTGTTAGATAAAAGCATTGATCGTGAATAGGATGTGCAACCTGCCAAGATACGACAGCTATGGAACGTAAGAATAAGATGCCATATTGCATTCCATAGTCAGATAGTAAATAGAGCTAATCACCTGCTTCACTGGTTCATAATTGTAATGCCTAAACTCCTCCGAATGCTTCATCAGATAATCGTGTAGTTTGCTGACATCTTCTCGTCGGAATATATCCCACAATGCACCACCCTCTGGCTGGTTTTCCTCTACAAATTGGTCATCATCTTTTGTCTCAAGAATTATGTCAATTTCAGGCACCCCACTTTCTGCACTTATTTCAATTAATTCCTCTGTTGATCGTCGCTTGCGTCGCTTGCGGCTTGTTTCAGCTTCATCTGCTTCCTCACTTTCTGTGCCTGTTTCCTTTAATTCCTTTGTTGAGTGTCGCTTGTGGCGTGTTTGCGGACCAGTAGGTTCAGAAGTTCCTTCTACATCATTAGGAGGTTCACTTTTATAGTCACTGCTGGATCCATTACCGACCTTCTCAATTCCATTGATATCACAGAATGTTTTGTCTGCTTTCTCcatggaaaaagaaacatcCATAGGATCTGTATTGCCTTGAATGGATGATTGGCCATTCACAGTCAAGTTTCCTTCAGCTTCATCAGCTATCACGTCACCTTCCCGCTCCTGTAAAACAACATCTGGCACTGGCTGCGTAATGCTTGAGCCATGTCCAAATCCTTCAGGTCTTGCCACCTTGGTTGATTCGCTGAGAGGCATCAACATGTCGCAATCAGGATCTGTTCCTGAAGCTTGGAGATTTCCACTGCCTTTATGCATGGTCAAGCTCTGTTTCTTTTCCTTAACTGCTCTAATCCTTTGTGTTTTGAGCTTTATTTCATCAGTATGTGTAAGGATATTGACCTGTTTGTACAATAGGGAAAACAGAGTAATTTGTAAAATTCAACAAAGAAAGCAGAAGGTTATACAAAGACTTAAAATCAGGGGGATAGTGCAACGATGCAACTCAGTGAAGAATGTGGCAAATACATCTTCACAATTTTGATTAATGGTTTCTCAGTTTTTCCAACAGAAGTGCTTACTCTGGATAAATGGTCAACAATAACCAGTCCAACATTGCGAGTTACTATGGCTagcataaaaataaaatcaagggATGCAGCGTTGATTGAAAACAACGAGAGCAATCTCAAGCCTACAAACAATAACTCCCTCATTCCCAATTTACaagtttttttctatttttctcacAAAAGAGGTCATATCAGGAATAATCAAGGCCAACCTGCCCCTATAGCTAGTTAAGACTGTCTCTAACAGTATTAAGGCCCAAACATAAGGCTCTCAATTGGATGCATGGGCATGCATGGGCCCAGCACCGAGCATGCACCGGCGCCCACACATTTGCATGCAAAATTGAATGCGGCCAGCACCTAAACGTTCTGCCTTCCGCGCGGGAAAAACAAACACTAATGCTGCCAAACAAGACCTCTTTGGTATTCAGGATAAAACTAAAACTAAACCAACTAAAAGCTTCCATAGGCAATCAATATCATCATGCAGTATCTAACTCAACAGGCTGTGGTGGTGGGCACACGAGGTTGACTTTCAAGTCTCATTTCTACCTTAACTTGAAGGTACAGGTGTGGAAATACTATGCAAGGGAAGTTAAGCATGTCAATTTCAGGTTCAAAATGAATAAGGTGTTGATCAAATAAATTTACATATATGGACTGCAGGAAGAATAAGAAATCTCCAGTTATTTACCGCATCAGACATGTCGCAATGAAGCTTCGTAACAGAATCACCAATTCCCAGTTCTTGAGACACACCATAAGCAATATAAGTCTTTGGACCAAGGTCTGGCTTTATAACCTCTTTTGGAAGCTTCACTGCCAGATTAAGGGGGCCAGATGTATGATCTGTATATACACGAAATGGCAAAGCAGACATGAATTCAGCACCATGCCGTGGCAGTCGCTCCTCGAATGAGCTATGTTGTGGCCAATCTTTAAGTTTAAGTAACAAGGGCAAATTCTGTGGACCAACAGCTCCACGGGAATACCCCTCAAAAAACTTGTGAATGTTCACATCAACCTGCATCGGGGTTAGATGAAATCAGCAGTAGCCTTGTGAATCATTCATTTCAGAATAAAAATGATCCTTTGGTAAGTGCAACGTAGGAAATTGATTTCAGTAGAGCTAACCACAGAGCCCCTACCTAACCCAGGTATTGACTTGGGGGGCACTAATCCTTTAGAACATGAGAATACTGTTTTGGTGTCAAAGCACAAAAAAATGCGTATTCATTGAAACTCAGGTGATCTGAATACCTAAGTTGAAACAACTAACAAGAATTGGGCAAAATATTCAAATATAATACATTTATGCTGTTATATAGACATGGCAAAAGGAAACAAGCCACATTCAAGAAACCATGTTCATTGATTCAAACCAGGAGAGAAACAGAAGAACCTATTTAATGATTGTGGAAGatacttactccctccgatcctaaattattgtcgaaatattacatgtatctagacgctttttaagaatagatacatccatatttgataaaatttgagtcaagaatttaggatcagagggagtatctattttttttaaagatacTCTGCATGGTATTATGAATTTAGAAGATCTATGCACCTAGTCATCCTCCACCTCCGTTTTGTCACTCGTAGCTTATAGAAACGCTATTTAGAAAATCAATAACCATCATGATGTCAGTTACCTCAAACCAAGTCAGGCATTCAAGAGCTGTAACTGCCAGCCGCTCATACTCAtccttgtctttcttttctcgTAAGGCCCGCCACATTACCATTGGTTCCCAACTCAACCCAGAAGTTAACTCAAGCACGTTGCGAACAATAACAGGCTGACCCTTCAACCAGTGCTCCTGAAAATGATCCAAGTCTCCATTTTGAACGTCTCTGGCAGTTGGGCAATATATGTAGTTATCACTGGAGTTCTCTCTATAGGCCAATTTCCGCGACATTCCATTGATCATCTCACCAGAGTCAGCAAAACAAGAACATTTTGAACCTACCACCTCCAGCGCTGTTTCATTGTTGACCACTGAGTCGGCTTTCACCAGTAAGTCAGGAATAAGATTCTCCTCCAACAAGCACTTAAGTTCAAGCACAGAATCTCCACAACCACCAAATGCATTTGGCGGGCATTGTATGCTTCCATTGCTATCTAACCTCCATTGTTTCAAACTAGGAGCACTGTCCTCAACAGGCACTGCATTATCACTCAGCAGGCAACTTTGCCCATAAGAAGACCTTTCACTTACAACAATAGCATGATCACTACCTTTTTGCAGATCCTTCTTGCCTTCTACCACAGGTTGCCTAAGGACCAGGTCACTTGCAGTACCACACCCAGAAGTAAGACCTTGACGAACCTCCTGGCAGCAACTGAGGCAGAGATCATAGGAGCATTTGCTGCAGCTTCTGTGAAA includes:
- the LOC100830519 gene encoding lysine-specific demethylase JMJ25 isoform X1, producing MPPKRGRGRPPKDPAADAEENGEKEFGEEIPQASGVVENDENKENGEILQTSSEEHGENNGQEEMPHTSAEENGADERTETSKPTRKRRGDPLADPSSLEIMTRQLRARRSALVIDVPVPKAMPKPKPKNTKRMDGTSTMCHQCQRRDKGRVVRCVGCKEYTRRYCVTCMTRWYPQLTEDDFVKNCPFCRNNCNCKTCLRKNIIQKVDNWIPDKDTTKFSLRIAHFLLPWLKDFHCEQMLEKSVEATLRGIDTCDVKVPQANVNKDERIYCDNCRTSIVDFHRSCSKCSYDLCLSCCQEVRQGLTSGCGTASDLVLRQPVVEGKKDLQKGSDHAIVVSERSSYGQSCLLSDNAVPVEDSAPSLKQWRLDSNGSIQCPPNAFGGCGDSVLELKCLLEENLIPDLLVKADSVVNNETALEVVGSKCSCFADSGEMINGMSRKLAYRENSSDNYIYCPTARDVQNGDLDHFQEHWLKGQPVIVRNVLELTSGLSWEPMVMWRALREKKDKDEYERLAVTALECLTWFEVDVNIHKFFEGYSRGAVGPQNLPLLLKLKDWPQHSSFEERLPRHGAEFMSALPFRVYTDHTSGPLNLAVKLPKEVIKPDLGPKTYIAYGVSQELGIGDSVTKLHCDMSDAVNILTHTDEIKLKTQRIRAVKEKKQSLTMHKGSGNLQASGTDPDCDMLMPLSESTKVARPEGFGHGSSITQPVPDVVLQEREGDVIADEAEGNLTVNGQSSIQGNTDPMDVSFSMEKADKTFCDINGIEKVGNGSSSDYKSEPPNDVEGTSEPTGPQTRHKRHSTKELKETGTESEEADEAETSRKRRKRRSTEELIEISAESGVPEIDIILETKDDDQFVEENQPEGGALWDIFRREDVSKLHDYLMKHSEEFRHYNYEPVKQVAHPIHDQCFYLTNEHKKKLKEEYGVEPWTFEQKLGDAVFIPAGCPHQVRNLKSCIKVALDFVSPENVHECIRLTKEFRLLPKGHRVNEDKLEVKKMALYALKEAIKDLTETKGNESCSDPGNGKAPKTCRGRGRGRRSKR
- the LOC100830519 gene encoding lysine-specific demethylase JMJ25 isoform X2, translating into MPPKRGRGRPPKDPAADAEENGEKEFGEEIPQASGVVENDENKENGEILQTSSEEHGENNGQEEMPHTSAEENGADERTETSKPTRKRRGDPLADPSSLEIMTRQLRARRSALVIDVPVPKAMPKPKPKNTKRMDGTSTMCHQCQRRDKGRVVRCVGCKEYTRRYCVTCMTRWYPQLTEDDFVKNCPFCRNNCNCKTCLRKNIIQKVDNWIPDKDTTKFSLRIAHFLLPWLKDFHCEQMLEKSVEATLRGIDTCDVKVPQANVNKDERIYCDNCRTSIVDFHRSCSKCSYDLCLSCCQEVRQGLTSGCGTASDLVLRQPVVEGKKDLQKGSDHAIVVSERSSYGQSCLLSDNAVPVEDSAPSLKQWRLDSNGSIQCPPNAFGGCGDSVLELKCLLEENLIPDLLVKADSVVNNETALEVVGSKCSCFADSGEMINGMSRKLAYRENSSDNYIYCPTARDVQNGDLDHFQEHWLKGQPVIVRNVLELTSGLSWEPMVMWRALREKKDKDEYERLAVTALECLTWFEVDVNIHKFFEGYSRGAVGPQNLPLLLKLKDWPQHSSFEERLPRHGAEFMSALPFRVYTDHTSGPLNLAVKLPKEVIKPDLGPKTYIAYGVSQELGIGDSVTKLHCDMSDAVNILTHTDEIKLKTQRIRAVKEKKQSLTMHKGSGNLQASGTDPDCDMLMPLSESTKVARPEGFGHGSSITQPVPDVVLQEREGDVIADEAEGNLTVNGQSSIQGNTDPMDVSFSMEKADKTFCDINGIEKVGNGSSSDYKSEPPNDVEGTSEPTGPQTRHKRHSTKELKETGTESEEADEAETSRKRRKRRSTEELIEISAESGVPEIDIILETKDDDQFVEENQPEGGALWDIFRREDVSKLHDYLMKHSEEFRHYNYEPVKQVAHPIHDQCFYLTNEHKKKLKEEYGVEPWTFEQKLGDAVFIPAGCPHQVRNLKSCIKVALDFVSPENVHECIRLTKEFRLLPKGHRVNEDKLEVKKMALYALKEAIKDLTETKGNERTVVLDAVRIYSQRF
- the LOC100830519 gene encoding lysine-specific demethylase JMJ25 isoform X3, giving the protein MPEEGQRQSCTVCRLQRIYEEILCDVHDSLYSSFSHHPLCPFTSMCLLSKWSLPRILNRYPQLTEDDFVKNCPFCRNNCNCKTCLRKNIIQKVDNWIPDKDTTKFSLRIAHFLLPWLKDFHCEQMLEKSVEATLRGIDTCDVKVPQANVNKDERIYCDNCRTSIVDFHRSCSKCSYDLCLSCCQEVRQGLTSGCGTASDLVLRQPVVEGKKDLQKGSDHAIVVSERSSYGQSCLLSDNAVPVEDSAPSLKQWRLDSNGSIQCPPNAFGGCGDSVLELKCLLEENLIPDLLVKADSVVNNETALEVVGSKCSCFADSGEMINGMSRKLAYRENSSDNYIYCPTARDVQNGDLDHFQEHWLKGQPVIVRNVLELTSGLSWEPMVMWRALREKKDKDEYERLAVTALECLTWFEVDVNIHKFFEGYSRGAVGPQNLPLLLKLKDWPQHSSFEERLPRHGAEFMSALPFRVYTDHTSGPLNLAVKLPKEVIKPDLGPKTYIAYGVSQELGIGDSVTKLHCDMSDAVNILTHTDEIKLKTQRIRAVKEKKQSLTMHKGSGNLQASGTDPDCDMLMPLSESTKVARPEGFGHGSSITQPVPDVVLQEREGDVIADEAEGNLTVNGQSSIQGNTDPMDVSFSMEKADKTFCDINGIEKVGNGSSSDYKSEPPNDVEGTSEPTGPQTRHKRHSTKELKETGTESEEADEAETSRKRRKRRSTEELIEISAESGVPEIDIILETKDDDQFVEENQPEGGALWDIFRREDVSKLHDYLMKHSEEFRHYNYEPVKQVAHPIHDQCFYLTNEHKKKLKEEYGVEPWTFEQKLGDAVFIPAGCPHQVRNLKSCIKVALDFVSPENVHECIRLTKEFRLLPKGHRVNEDKLEVKKMALYALKEAIKDLTETKGNESCSDPGNGKAPKTCRGRGRGRRSKR